The Setaria viridis chromosome 9, Setaria_viridis_v4.0, whole genome shotgun sequence sequence GACGGCCACGCATATATGGTGGTCATCCGCAGCAGTGACCGAGCAGTCAGGTGAGCAGCCGCCGCCTACGACGACCCTCTGCCTTGCCTGCTTATTCCTGCAGTCCCGGCCACCTCCTAGATCCCCTTTTCTAATCGATGCTTAGATTTGGATCTTGAACCAGGAAATCAGCGTCAAGACGTTCGGTCAGATTTAGTAACTGATTTTTGTTTTGAGGGATGCGGTTGTGAGAATTGCGGATTTCTGAAGCTTATCCATGGACCATGATAAACTTCCGTTCTTTTTTCTTAAGATGAAGATGGGGCTTACTTGCTTAACAGGATCTGCAGTTGTCAAAACATATGCATCTTGCCGCTTAATTAGAATCTACTGTTGAAATGTTGTTTGTTTCATGAAAGAACAAGAGCAGGTATTGTTACCGTGATTTTAACTAATTAAGTAGCACAGTAGTTTTTATCAAATATTTGTGGGAGCTCTGAACCAAGCAGTCTAATTTTACCACAGATTGTGGCAAGCCACAGTTCGGCAAACACCTAACCTTAAGCGTGGCAAACCGTGACCGGCAACCCATAAGCCCCTGAAGCCGTGCGAGCCAGAGGAAGGGAAGCCCCCGTCAAGGTGTCTCGTCCCGGAACGATGCAAGCAAGTACGGTGCATAGCATTTGTTGCTATCGAAATTCAAAACTGCGCAGCCGATCGATCGAGCGATCTAGCATTCCTCCATATCAAAGCGGCTCACATGCACGATCCGTTACTGCCGGGGACGACGAAGCTTCGCGGAAGCACCCGGCCTTGCCCGCTCCGGCGAGATGCTACATGCAACGACGACATCGCTTTTGACGCTGTGATGACGACTGATCCGACCCGGCCCACACGCGTTCGCGTTCCTTCTCCTCAAAAGATGGAAACACGACGCATTGTGTTGTCACTTGCGTGTGCACATCTTTCCCCAAGTTACATGTGGCGAGGGAAAGAATGGAAAGGCTCGAGCTGCGAGATCTCCGCGAACACGTCGATAGCACCGCACCAACCCCGACGCGAATCCTGGGGGGCCCTATCCACTCACCGACTCTCGTTTCGTGCCAAAAGTGCCTTGTTGTGACCCTCTCGGGTGATTTGGTGGTACCTGGGGAATTGGCAGGTTGCAAGGGAGAGATTTGGGGACGGACAGGCGATGCGAAGAGCAGAGAGGGTTTCGGGGGTTCATAGTTTGCTTTCATTTCTTATCGATAATATCGGTCGAGGCACACGCCCGGTGGGCTACTCCAACCCAACATGATATGGGCCTCGGCCCAACtgaaccgaccaccaaagtgttCCACCATTTAACTGAACCGACCAAAGTCTCCTTCCGCCAGCTAGCTCCTCGTCAGTGAGTCGTCAGAAGGCTTCAGCGCTCGTTGCTGATGCCGGGTGGGGCCCCTGGCTGCGATTTTCAACCCAAAAGCTAGCATATTTTCACCCTTCAGGTTGGAAATGAGATGTTGGTCCTTGGTGTTATGTTTCAGTTGAACAGATGAATGGATATCCCCAGTTTCCATGCTGCGTTGAGCAACGTGTTTGTGTCGTGCAGGTTTGTCACAATTCAGTTCATGAATTTGATTGCTTGTATCTTCAGTGGATCATGATCAGCACAAAGGGATTCGGCAAACACATGCGTGTGCATCAAGCACTATGGCCTGTGTTCAACTGCTTCTCTATTCTGAACACACTagttgcagtcttgcagagCATCAGCATCCACACTGAACCGAGCTCCATCATTGCCTCAAGAAGAGCTGCACTTTACAGCCATGGGAACGGGATCTTGATGCGAACACTAGCGATCAAGGAGCAAAAAAAGAAGTGCAGGAAGCTCAAGACGCAAGCATAAAAGGACACTGGACACGTCATGGCGCATCATGCTCGTGCTCCAATCTTTGATGCCAACGCACACAAGTACGGACGCCACAACGCCGCCGTCTTGTGAGCTCTGAATCTCACGCAATAGAACAAGCAGCAGCTTCTGTAGGGTACAAGGCTACAAGCTCAAAACCATGAGATGCCATAGGTGGTCACGTCCAGACCATCGTGAACCTCCTCCAATGGCAACTGGGCTGGGCAGCTTGATCTAAGCCGTTGACGGCGTGATCTGGTGGTCGAAACGTGTGCTGGATCCTGCTTTTGGTTTTCCAAATTCCAATTTCAAGCGCATCAGTCCATGACATGATGAGCTCATGTGCACGAAGGGTGCCTCTACAGATGTTTTAAGAAAGGGCAAGAAGGGTGCCTCTATAGATCTTGCACCATGCTGCACACACAACACCTGACTATAGCAACGATCATATGCACTTGTGTTTGTGTGGCTCAAAATCAGATGATTCTAGTATGAAACAAGAATCCAAACTCCTCTCGGCAGCTATCATGTATCAATGGATAGAGTTAAGCACGATGTGCCATTGGTCAATGATTCAAGGTAATTTTATTCAATTTCATACCCAGCAGCAGTTGGTTCAAGAGGCAACCTAACTGAGTTGCTTATCTCAACGAGTGCTAAAATCTTTTTAGGATTACAAATCGATGCTGACAAAATCCCCAAGGTTAGAAACTTGGCAGGGGCAACAAACCAGCACGTTTAGTCAGGTGTGGCCACACCCTGGTTAAGCTCAGCAAATCTCATGCCAACCCTCATGGAGTGCTTCAGGAACTTCTCGGCACAGCGGCGGACGCACGACTCCTCTTGTTTGTCCAGGGTCTTGCGGCGGAACGTGTCCACGCAGTCCGTGAAGCATCTCTCCACCAGGGAATTGTACATTCTCAGACTGAAAAGTGATAGAGCAAAGATGTGAGGGTTCTACATGTGCAGTTTCACGATGCAAAAGGTGTGAAGGATTCAATGTGCTATGCAGGAGTTTTGGGTTAGACAATAGGGAAAAAAATATGAGGAAACAGCACTTACATAGTCAAGTTATAATTTGCAGATACATTGCTACGATCGAGGATCACTAATTCATTTAACTGGGATATATTATTCTGTTGCATCATCACATCTATTTCTCCACACTTTTGAGTAACTTCACATTATCAGGTCTAGCACTAGCCTCAAGCAGCATGATAGCACCAACAGTTGCACTTTTGCCTCCAGCATCTACACCTTGAACAGAAGTTACCCCTTTCTAGGTATCTAAAATGCTATAAACTAGAATTAATCAATGAGCAATTCTAATGCAACAATTGAGAATTATCCAGAAGGATGACATACTCTTACCCAATAGCACTATCAAATAATCCATGCTCTCagcttttcaaaaaataatCCATGCTCTCTCAAAACTAAAAGGACAGGAGTTTACGATCATGACAGTTTTAGCTATAGCCTAGAACCGCTGACCAGCAAATCTAATGTGGCAGACCTGAACATACAAATAGCTGGACACCTATAATATCCATATCAGAAATAACAAATAACAGAAGGAATGCAGAGCCATGAAACTATCATTTCTGACCCACAGAATCCTTGGTTACCACCAGGGCAGCTAAGGTTAGCAAGCAGTTAAAATTTTCAAGCCTAGAAACTCTGGGTTTGAATTCACCTGATAGCTTGGCAGCTTCCGAATATAACCAAGGACTAACTAACAACCTTCCATTTCCAAACCACGATTTCCTATTCCTATACCATCGGGAGTTCGGGACAAACTTAAGTATCTATCACTGAGCAGCTCTCATACAGTCATCGGCAGCCAAACACCTAGGAAACCAGAGCTTGACTCGCTAAACTCATACTAATCGGCACTCGCTAAACTCATACTAATCGGCATGATTTGGGACGTACAAGGTGCAAAATCGCATAAATCCAGTGGATGCACACACCCAAAACCCTTCCATCCCAGATTTCAATGCACCGTATCAGTAAGCCAACTACTTGCAATTTTTTCTCGGAGCAGCATAACCCTGTCCCTTATCTGCGCGCGCCCACGAATTCACGGCTAGGCGTCGACAGAGAGAAGAAACTTAACCGAAAATTATCGCATATAAGGGACACGAAGATGCAGATTTAAGCATGGACTAGCGTCAACAACCCCGTGTCATCAGAGAGAAGCGCATAGGCATAGTCCTCGAACCTGTCACGGATCTGGAGCTGGTCGATCATGGCGGCCATGCGCATCTTGTCCTCCTCGGGGAGGCCGTCCAGGTCGCCGAGCATGCTCttgtccatggccgccgccgctgctcgagGAAGAGAATAGCTAGGTTTTGGAGACTCGGTGAGGAAGGAAGGGGAGAGAAGGCGAGACGGTGTGTGTACTAGACTCTCGGGTTGGGCCAGGCCGTTGTGGGCCTCCTTAGGTAAGAAGCATAAGTTTCCGTTTCGGACAAAGCGTGAGCCCATGGCAATGGCATCATCCCTCGCGACGCGCTCGATTTCGGCCCACGGGCTAGCGCAACGACGTCAGTCCgaactgtgtgtgtgtgtgtgcgtgtctTCGGCTCTCCTCTCGCTGGGGGCTGGGCTGGACCCCGGAAACCGTACAGCTGGCGATTTGGTTGGGCATGGGCTGCTTGCGAACGGATGTCTCTTGCAAAGCAAGTCTTTGGACAAAGTAAGAATATCAATGAGAATCCTAAATGCGCTTACATGATGATCCTTATAGACATTCATGTAAGAGCAAGAGCAAAAGCTTTTGATTGTGTGCAGTTTGTGCACAAAGGTAGGGATTGTAACATGGAGGCTCATAATCTAGGTAAAGTAGCATGTACTTTTGGGATGGCTGATATATTTAGTTGATCTCACCCCTATATTTCTGGATGTAAACGTCGCTAGAAATGATGTATAAATCCCTGTCTTCCTAAAAAAAGTAAATTAATTTTTAGAAGTTCCGTATTAATAAATTTTAAATGCTTTTTGTTTTCATTTGAGAACATATATGAAGTTCATGCGCGCACTACTTCCAATAACCTACGTCTTTGACAAAGTAACAGTGTCATCATATTCCAAACATCAAGGTTTTCATGAGAGAGAATAACATTACACGAGCTTTATGGCGTTAATCTATAAAAGTTTAATTTACAATGATTTATCTTGGCAGTTAGCAAGCCAGGTAATACCACACTTCTAAAGAGAACTATCTGCGCTTAACCAATTAGATTTCCTGTGGTGAAACTTACCTAGATTtgcaggggcggacccaggTATTGGCCAGGAGGGAGGTTGATGCAAGCTTAATACAAGACTAAGTATTTTACACCTCTATTATTTGTATATTTTTACTTAGATCTATGTTGGTTTTTCAGCCTTGGACCCGGGCTGCAACCTGGGAAGCCCGGATCCTGCATCCGCCACGGTAGATTTGTATATGTGCTCTTAAAGTTTAAATTGACTTTAGAAATTAACGGCGTTATTTGTTCGGTACACAACACATCGTGGTGGCAAAATATTAATCTCATGATAATTTTTCGTATGCCAGATATTAATATCACGATATTTTTTCCATATGTGCTACTGTTGGGATGGTGCATATGAGTGGCATAAAAAATGGTGCCGCTAGCGTCCGGACGTCCGATGGAGCTCCGTTGCAATATCAAAATACAACATCTGCAACATTGAAAATATgtagttgcaacattgaaaaaaataaatatatcgTTCGATTTTGTGATAGAAAATTTCCACCACAATATAAATACTGTATTTCATACAACATTCACCGTGAAATATGCAAAAATAATAGTTACAACATCAATATTTAACTATTGCAGGAGGCTTCAATATTTCTTCCCGGCCAGGCGCCTGTGTCCTAGCATTAAAAAAAGGCCCCACAACATAGAGCATCCAACGGGTGAACGGGGGCTGTAGACAGTAGCACAGCAGCCCACTCTATGTCTGCGTGGCCGCATCGTTACAGGTGGGTGGCTAGGCTACTGTATCATTGCAAGCTCGTAGGGTTGGGCCCGGGTGGCCGGGTGTCGCCACGGTCAGAATCAACGCAGGTCCTCGCGGAGTAGCTGCCTGCAGCTGGCGCGAAGAtctcgccggcggtggcgacggcgaggaggccgaTCCCCGATCCCTTTTGGCGTACGTGGCGCGGTAACCGAGCTGTGTAGGGCTGCGATCCGCGCGCAGCGTCGCGCGCTGTGCAATGCAAGTTGGAGGTGGTGCGGTTTCACGGGGAGCGGCAAGCCAGTGTGGTGTGCTGGTGGGTGGCCGCCGCGTCCGAGGAGCGGCAGGGGTGACAGCTGGTGGTGGAAATACTGCCTGCTGGCTAGATGCTGCCTCGGACTCGCGCACAGGCGGTGATCGTCTGCGCTGCGACTGCCGGCGTCCCGTCCCGTCTCGTCCCCTCCGCGCTGGTGCTGGCAGCTGGCATGGTAATGATCTTTTGCACCACCGTTTGAGAGGACGGACGTGCTCCCAGTGTCCACCATGTCAGAGCAGACTGTCATCGGAAATCGTAGTACCATGGATACAGTGTCAACTGCCAAGCGTATTGCAGCGATTGCTAGCGAAACACTAGGTGGGAAGGGGGTTTTAACACCCCTTTTTAACACATTTTTAACACTTTGGCTGTCAAACACAAGTGTTAAAAAtgaagtgttaaaatttaacgCCTCTCTTTTCATAAATACATGGAGGGGATGTTAAAATGTGGCAaatgtgttaaaagtggtccccctccctctcttttccctggttgccccctctctctcctcttctctctcccctatCCACCGCCAGCGCGTTCTCCTACCGCATTCCCCCACTCCTCTCCCGCATTGCATCCtctgcggccgccgccatctcctcccgcatcgcttcctccgcgcccgccgccatctcctcccgccggccatccatcccgcccgccgccagcACGCCCTCCTCCCGCATCTGTCCCCCACTCGTTTCCCTCCCGCATCGCTgcttccgcggccgccgccatctcctcccgcatcccttcctccgcgcccaccgccatctcctcccgccggccatctcctcccgccCGCGGTTCATCGCCTTCCGCCGTCTCCTGTCCCCGTTATCTCCCTCCCGTGACCTTCCCCTTCCAATCCATTTCTTCCCCCCGCCTCCATCCTCACCCCGCCTCCAGGAACTCCCCTCCCGCCCTTCTTCGTTTTCTCCCCACCGCGTCCCAGATCCACGGCATCCACGCCGCTAGGAGTGCGCCGCGTTGCCCTGAACCCTTCCCCGGGGCTCATGAACGGGCACGGCGACGATGGATTgcaagatcttttcccccaCGCGGATCCAGCTTTCCCCGCCGGCGCCTTCGACCTCTTCTCCCAGGCGGAATCCTCTGGAGTTCCTCGCGAGGGCTTGCAAGCCCTGGATCTGAACTCCCAGGCCGAAGATTTGGCCGACTACAGCTCCTACTCCGACCTCCTTCAGGGAGAAGGAGCACCCTGAGGCTGCGGCAGTCGTACCCTCGGCTTACGCGCGCCTCGcaatggaggaagaggaggcggcggcggcagtagagcagggggcggcggcagaggcggcggcggcagcaaaggTGCCGGCGGTAGTCGAGGAGCCGGTAGCAGCGGCGGACGCAGCGGAGCACTTGTGACAAGGCCTCTCTTCGTTGGATCGTTGGCCGACGGTGCTGGTAGCAGCGGCGGACGCAGCGGAGCCCGTTCCTATGGCCGCGCAAGACGTTCCGACGGTCGTGGAGGTCCATCCACTGCTGATTACACCCAATCCTTTGGTGGAGAGGATTGGGTTGATCTTGATGACGAAGAAGGTGGTCCACAGAATGTCGAGCTTATTTTCCCCACCTCCAAGGTTAGTTCTGATAGTCATCCTATTGATCTGTTCATCTGTGGTAGTGGATGTTTTTGTGATCATCTGTGGTACTGACTGTTGTTGTGATGGTTAGTGGGTGTTATTGTGAGGTTTAGTGGTTGTTCTTGTGATGTTTAACACCCTGTTCTTGTGATGGTTAAGACCCTGGTCTTGTGTGTTCTTGCTATAGTTCAGAAACAGGAATTAGTGGCTGTTTTTTTGTGATGGTTACTTGCTATAGTTCAATAAATAGGAATTATTGTGATGTTTAGTGCTTGCTCTTGTGATGGTTAACACCCTGTTTTTGTGATGTTGTTACCTATTATGTGTGTGATGGGTTTCTATGTCTCTGTTATGCACTAGATAAATAGATTCGACAAGGCACAATGGACAGAACACAATACCAGTTTGTTGTGTGACTTGTGGATTGACCAGATTAGATCAGGCAACTGTCCCAAAGGATCAATTACTTCAAGAGGTTTGAAGATAGTAGTTGATAAATACCAGATGGCCACTGGGTTGAGACATCAAAAGTCCCAGATCAGGAACAGGATTAATCAATTGAAAACATTGCATAATTTCTGGAAAGCATGCCAAAAGGATACTGGTCTTGGAAGGAATGGGGATGGTAGTATAAGTGCCCCAGAGTGgtggtggaaaaaaaaacaccaagGTGAGGGCAAATATAATTTCTGGAAATATGTTTGCAGTAACTTTTATGTGCATTGATGTATAACATCAAAATCCATTTGCAGGGCAAATATAGTGAGTGTAAGAAATTTCAGTATGGTGTTCCAAATTACATGGATCACTTAGAGGAGATGTTTCATGATGTTGTAGTGGATGGCTCTACATCTTTTGTGGCTGGTTGTGAAGAGGATGAGGACCAAGATGCTGATGATGTAGAGGAAGATGATCAATATGGTGCAGATGGGTTTGTTAATGAATATGAAGACAGTCCAGTCAGCAATAGCAGCAAGAAGAGAGCAAGTAGCACCAGCACCAAGTCCACTGCCACTAGTCCTGGAAGGAAAAGTAAAAGCCctttgatgaagatggtgagcaGCCTAGTTGAGAAATTGACTACCTCTGAGAAAGATGATAACTTATTAAGTAATGTGGGGGAGAGTATTGCAGCCAGCCTCAATGAGAAAAGACAGAAGCTCAACCCTATCCAAGAGATGGTTCAGTCTGTTAAGAGGTGTCAACAACTGGCTTTGGAATGTGGAGCAACCCCAGAAAGTGTAGAGTTCTATGCAGGCAGACACTTATTCAAAGATCCATATGAGAGGGAATTTTTTTGCAACATATCAACTCCTGAAGGAAGGCTGCGTCATTTGAAGAGATATTGCAAAGAGAAcaatattgttgagtgaatgtGCCTTAGTTTGTTAGAAGTAACTAGTTGTCCTTAGGAGTGAATGTGGCTGTTTTAGGGAATTAGAGTTACTTTATGTACTAAGTTTGGTTGTTTGAACAATATGTGGCAGTTTGTTATTTTTATGGATTGAATATGTCAAAAATGTGACTGTTTGTTCTATTTAAGGATTGAATGTGCTTTGGAATGTGGCTGTTTTCATTATCTAAGGATTGAATGTGCTAAATTAGTGGctgttttcattttttaagGATTGAATGTGCTAAATTAGTGGCTGTTTACATTATTGAATATGTGAAAAATGTGGATGTTTTGTGGCTGTTTGTAATTCGTATGGACTGACTGACATGTTTTTCTTTGCTGCCTTAGGATTATTACTTTGATAATGATGAGACAAGTTCATCAGATGACGACTTGTCACCAGATATTCTTGGTTTCATGTGGATGAAACAGTATCATCGTAAAACGACTCGGGACATGTTAACGGCCGCAATCATGATCGGTACGTATTGTGACACTTACATGAACAAAGCTCCATAGAGGGTTCCTACTGTGTCGGGTATAGAATGGGTGCATGAAACATTGTCTAGCAGAACCgcttgctacaacatgtttaggatgtcaaACCCATTGTTTCACCAGCTGCATGACTTGTTGGTCGACACCTATGGGTTGAGGGAAACTAGAGGAATGTCCACGATAGAGGCTTTAGGAATGTTTCTTTGGATAATTGGTGCACCACAATCCCTTAGACAGGTTGAGGACCGGTTTGTAAGGTCCTTAGAAACAATAAGCTGTACATTCAATAATGTTTTGTCTAGTGTTCTTAAGCTAGCAGTGGATATTATTAAGCCCAAGGATCCAGAATTTAAGACCGTGCACCAAAGGTTGAGAAACCCTCATTTTGCCCCatacttcaacaattgtataggagctatagatgggacgCATGTACCGGTTGTGGTGCCAAATGATAAGGTGGTTCAGCACACCGGGAGACATGGATATACTTCACAGAATGTGCTGGCTATATGTGATTTCAACATGAGGTTCACATTTGTTGTGACTGGATGGCCTGGTTCGGTTCATGACATGAGAATCTTCAGTGATGCCTTAAACAAATATGGTGACAAGTTTCCGCATCCTCCTGCAGGTACActtgttttgttttcatttgtaTAGAAGATCGTGGCACTTTTATTAACCTCATGAAAATTGTCTTATCTGTAGGCAAATTTTACCTAGTTGACTCGGGTTATGCAAATCGTCCGGGTTACCTTGCACCCTACAAGGGTACAAAGTATCATCTACCGGAGTTTAGGAGTGGCCCAATGccaaaaggtatgaaagagactTTTAATTACGCCCATTCGTCCCTTAGAAACGTTATCGAGAGGTCATTTGGAgtgttgaagatgaagtggaggattttgTGGGTATACCAAGTTTTCCGATGCACAAACAAAGTAAAATAATAGTagcatgcatggcaattcataatttcatacGAGAGAATGATATGGCCGATAGGGCCTTTGGTATGTGCGATCGggatgaaaattttattcctATGGCTGAAGTGCCAAACGACGAAGGACATGGGATAAATACACAAGCAGGGGATTAAGATTGTAATATGAATGCATTCGGGATGAATTAGCTAATGCTTTGTACAACAAATCGTAGATTATTTGTATGATTGTATTGTAATGACATTGACAACATTTGTGTAGTCTCTGTGTTCTATCGTGTGTACAGGACATTCTAAataatttgaatattttttatttcatttgaTCGTTCTTTCATTTGGccgaatgaaaaaaaatgaagcccACATCACCTGCACCAAAGACCCAGCAACAACCGAGCGCCAGCGCAAGCACGAGCAGCTCCTGGCGCCAAAAGCGAGCACGCCAGCACTTGGCGCCAAAAAAAACAGCAGCACAGGGGTATTGGACCTCATTTATTGAGGGGTAATGCAGTCATTTTTCAGCcaaagtgttaaactttaacaacctatccaaacacccaccatgtgttaaagtttaacacctcatttgagggtgttaaagtttaacaccctattaaactttaacacccccttcccaaacatgccctaagtAGTTGTTTGGATACTTCGTCTTAAAATTTagtagtgtcacatcagatattcggatactaattaggaggattaagtatgagctaattacaaaactaattgcacagatggtgtcttattcgcaagacgaatctattaagcctaattaatccatcattagcaaatggttactgtagcaccacattgtcaaatcgtggactaattaggcttaatagattcgtctcgcgaattagactccatatgtgcaattagttttataattagcctatgtttaatactcctaattagtatcaaatatctgatgtgacgggtgctaaactttagcaccctagAGCCAAACAAGCCCTAAGAAAGCGCAATAACTTCGTGTTAAAGGACAAAATAATAGGGCAACACATCAGATATGAAGATCTGTGCGGGAAGTTTAAGTACTCCCTAGGTGAAATGCTGGAGAAGTGAGCAAGATGTGCGCATTAGTTGTCGCCAAGCATACGATGGACATAAGAAACACACAGTCTATTCAATTTGATGAGGTATGATTAGGCACTTCTTGCAAAATGCTATCGTGGATGGACCACAAGACCACATTCGATCAATATATATGTGCTGGTGAAAAGACTTGTCTCTGTCTTCGCAGAGGTCAGGGAATCATTTACATCACGAGTGCTGACAAACAACTATGCCACTacaacaaacaaaaacaaaaaggactaGAGTTTTTACAAGCGAAGTAAAAATTGTATGAATCACAAAACCCGTTTATAGGAAGACTGAAACAAGAAACCATCAAACAGGAAACAACCGTCCCGGGTCTCAGCCGCTCACTCCTACAGAACCACACGGCGGCGCGCAGAATTCACCGGGCGCAGCCGATGCACTGCCCCTAGCACTCCCCCACTCGGGCGGCCTCGATCTTCCAAGGTACGGCCTCGATCTCAAGAGCATTTCCGCTGTCTGCCGCGTCCCCTGCCGCTTTTCGAGTACTCTCTCCCTCACtccctgcccctgcccctgctCAACGCCGGGGGACccctctcccttccctcctGCCGCTCCTGTCCATTCTCATTTCGAGAACAGCAGCCGTAGCAGCAGCGATGGCACTGTGGCGCCACGCCAGCGTCGCAAAGCCCTTTTCCCTTCCGCTCCTGCCTTGCTTTACGGATCTTGCATCCCTTTCAAAGTGACTAAGGAGTGTTTGATActggatgctaaactttagcagtgtcacatcagatgttcggatgctaattaggaagactaaacatgag is a genomic window containing:
- the LOC117835169 gene encoding mitochondrial import inner membrane translocase subunit Tim9; this encodes MDKSMLGDLDGLPEEDKMRMAAMIDQLQIRDSLRMYNSLVERCFTDCVDTFRRKTLDKQEESCVRRCAEKFLKHSMRVGMRFAELNQGVATPD